Proteins co-encoded in one Eremothecium sinecaudum strain ATCC 58844 chromosome VI, complete sequence genomic window:
- the CMR2 gene encoding Cmr2p (Syntenic homolog of Ashbya gossypii ACL079C; Syntenic homolog of Saccharomyces cerevisiae YOR093C) has translation MIDLTIPPRLPPEAVEQLKLVIADFAEGNLTHKGYLSKRQYIIESAQQLTPTSKDTVSVVSLPHSSGSISVAQSQRQSQLMSSPVSAVESRNRSIMSTYRSQAANEYSSYDTEPGYSVTTSNSQRHSQNQGGLRNSCRYKLKCKDGTYKPMMPLLPRVVPQQHFTTESLPFILRSRSRLYHRDVAMIGVNARGKETSITWEKLYLKAEMVANKLGRSGMYSMDKVLLWYESGDAIEFAVALFGCFIAGVTAVPVSLEIYTLVEITEIVKLTNSNFVLISEECFKQIENLHTETSKLNLLKSGLFNNITFLKTEDLGMYTKAKKSAPTFDIPKVSYIEFTRTPLGKLSGIVMKHKVLGRQFENFADILNSRSNGAWKKGDVRRPYSQASKSAHPYVILSSLDPTRSTGLILGILFNVFSGNLLLCLHPSVLRKPGGYESIINKYRADILLNDQLLLKQVVINYLENPEVTISRRFRIDFSCIKWCVTSCTTIDTEVSDMIVHKWLKNLGCVDAAQAYSPMLTLLDFGGVFISVRDQIGKVDRFPMHDTKHILQDDVFIDKEKLKDGIVQPSIFAMINPSSSTKDYLRLATFGYPIMDAYACIVDPDTKILVEDLTVGEIWISAPSVTDEFYHMDKLTEFVFNAKLNFKNMISLLESTEPNCSQDTYLANMDRLTAIMSVISPDTPFLRTKIVGFIHNGKIYTLSLIEDMFQQNKLIRLGNWAHTSDLSRGIKIQPKPDNASVITDKRSSASLESNNRVVQIFYFQHISENLVRAVDKVSEVAAFEMPTRNDEHLLVIVVESPLVGNSLSAAVNIIGENGAKSDKKSNMEQRLNTLTDEIYKVLWILHRIQPFCCLVAPPGSLPRRYCSFEIANRTVEKKFLSGLLETKFVKFQLDNLILDFVPHSHYYNESIFSERLSKLRHDAIGRHILYHYNVPPEKTWQTTGVNYKEKSFDDRTGVEITKFSTILDILQWRVDSQENDFAYGNGCTYNTVTSTANQNRKFSWQLFDSLIASYVKKIVDSKTPLRRGDYVIVMADNKVEYVAMIMACFSCRLIAIPLPLLNDQYSSEEANFLISVIRSYNVQRIFADYRAHAILEQNAQLGVQLKKYKNLPKVTVFSKLTPRAGYSVRGYQKILLERYGPIMKDDICTVWIDREHDAVTDLNVVMSHGSLLMMCKVLKETLHMSSDNPLFSMCCYTVNIGFLYSCMLGIYVGTTTNLFSPTEFNSNPNELLVGLQNTNVKDIVLTPDILYIIMDRGTNIIEKQKKFLFPNNKTKNSKAISAGLQTHFLQDIHNIMIPFRGRPRFQPIKALLEKYPLAGVSPIQLNYVYQHHFNPFISLRSYMGIPPVDIYLDPVSLREGVLREMDPNTIEGDSVKYTIHLQDSGIVPACTEVSIVNPETMQPCYENEIGEIWCCSEGNIFDYAIGDLSRPSNPKLQENVKNGFTRNEFINRQLRAKMQTKDNGLSYLRTVDLGFIKKVIKEDGDGKTKEYSVLYVLGSINETIDILGLTHFVIDLEGTVRKAHQSIRNCMISKCGGLLCCLVECNPRIETPEYSSLTPLIVNLLFIEHGIILDLCCFVKPNSMKYMVKDWQINRMRILGDWLAEKLDIESQFGVNIGENNSIYLLSDFENNRSSNVRT, from the coding sequence ATGATTGATCTGACAATACCCCCACGCTTACCTCCTGAGGCAGTTGAGCAGCTGAAATTGGTTATAGCGGACTTTGCGGAAGGAAATCTGACACATAAGGGCTATCTATCAAAACGACAGTATATAATCGAGTCTGCTCAGCAGCTAACGCCCACTTCAAAAGATACGGTAAGTGTTGTAAGTTTGCCGCATTCGAGCGGTAGTATATCGGTGGCACAGTCACAGCGCCAATCTCAACTTATGTCATCACCTGTTTCAGCAGTTGAAAGTCGGAATCGGTCTATAATGTCAACTTACCGATCGCAAGCGGCCAACGAGTATTCATCCTATGACACGGAGCCAGGCTACAGTGTTACTACTTCCAACTCGCAGCGTCACTCTCAAAACCAGGGGGGATTGAGAAATTCATGCCGATATAAACTGAAATGCAAAGACGGCACGTACAAGCCGATGATGCCGTTACTGCCGAGGGTAGTACCCCAGCAGCATTTTACGACTGAGTCCTTGCCATTCATTCTACGCTCAAGATCTAGGCTGTATCACCGTGATGTTGCTATGATTGGGGTTAATGCAAGGGGCAAGGAGACGAGCATAACATGGGAGAAATTGTATTTGAAGGCGGAAATGGTGGCGAATAAGTTAGGGAGATCGGGCATGTACAGCATGGACAAGGTACTGTTATGGTATGAGAGTGGGGATGCGATCGAGTTTGCTGTGGCGTTATTTGGCTGTTTTATCGCGGGCGTAACAGCCGTGCCAGTATCGCTGGAAATATACACACTGGTTGAGATTACTGAAATTGTTAAGCTGACGAACTCTAACTTTGTTTTAATATCAGAAGAATGCTTTAAGCAAATTGAAAACTTGCATACAGAGACGTCGAAGCTGAATCTACTAAAAAGCGGCCTCTTCAACAATATTACGTTCTTGAAGACAGAGGACTTGGGGATGTATACGAAGGCCAAGAAGTCCGCGCCTACCTTTGATATACCGAAGGTGTCCTATATTGAATTTACCAGAACACCGTTAGGAAAGTTATCTGGTATCGTTATGAAACATAAAGTACTAGGGAGGCAGTTCGAAAATTTTGCTGATATTTTGAATTCTAGGTCTAATGGTGCTTGGAAAAAGGGAGATGTTCGTCGCCCATACTCGCAAGCTAGCAAATCTGCACATCCTTATGTTATTTTATCCAGTTTAGACCCAACACGATCCACCGGCCTAATTTTGGGGATATTATTCAATGTTTTCAGTGGAAACTTGTTACTTTGTTTGCATCCGAGCGTATTAAGGAAGCCTGGCGGTTATGAATCTATAATTAACAAATACAGGGCTGATATATTGCTGAATGATCAGCTATTGTTGAAACAGGTTGTTATTAACTACTTAGAAAACCCAGAAGTTACAATTTCCAGAAGATTTCGAATTGATTTCAGTTGCATTAAATGGTGTGTAACTTCGTGTACGACAATTGATACCGAGGTGAGCGATATGATTGTTCACAAATGGTTAAAAAACTTGGGCTGTGTGGATGCTGCGCAAGCGTATTCACCAATGCTGACACTTTTAGACTTTGGAGGTGTTTTCATATCGGTACGTGATCAGATAGGCAAAGTAGATCGCTTTCCCATGCATGATACAAAACATATATTACAAGATGATGTTTTCATTGATAAAGAAAAGTTGAAGGATGGAATTGTCCAACCCAGTATCTTTGCTATGATAAATCCCTCTAGTTCTACAAAGGACTACCTTCGCCTTGCTACATTTGGATATCCTATAATGGACGCATACGCATGTATTGTTGATCCTGATACAAAAATTTTGGTAGAAGATTTAACGGTTGGTGAAATTTGGATTTCAGCTCCTAGTGTGACTGACGAGTTTTACCATATGGATAAGCTAACAGAGTTTGTGTTTAACGCCAAGCTCAATTTCAAAAACATGATTTCCCTTCTTGAGTCGACTGAACCTAACTGTTCTCAAGATACATATTTAGCTAATATGGATAGGTTGACGGCTATTATGTCTGTAATATCTCCTGACACTCCATTTTTGAGGACCAAAATAGTTGGGTTCATACACAATGGTAAGATCTATACACTATCTTTGATTGAGGACATGTTTCAGCAGAATAAGTTAATCAGGCTGGGAAATTGGGCGCATACATCTGACCTCAGTAGGGGAATAAAAATACAACCAAAGCCTGATAATGCAAGTGTTATAACTGATAAAAGGTCATCTGCCTCTTTAGAATCTAATAATCGGGTGGTACAGATCTTTTACTTTCAGCATATAAGCGAAAATTTGGTTCGAGCAGTAGATAAGGTTTCTGAAGTTGCTGCATTTGAGATGCCGACTAGAAATGATGAACATCTATTGGTTATAGTAGTTGAGAGCCCCCTAGTGGGGAACTCTTTATCTGCTGCTGTAAATATTATCGGCGAAAATGGAGCTAAGTCagataaaaaatcaaacATGGAACAGAGATTGAATACACTTACAGACGAGATATACAAGGTTTTATGGATCTTGCACAGGATTCAACCTTTCTGTTGTTTAGTTGCTCCACCTGGCTCTTTGCCACGAAGATATTGCTCTTTTGAGATAGCGAATAGAACTGTTGAAAAGAAATTTCTCAGTGGTTTACTTGAAACTAAATTTGTCAAATTCCAGTTGGACAATCTCATTTTAGATTTCGTACCACATTCACATTACTATAATGAGAGCATATTCTCAGAGCGACTTTCGAAATTGAGGCATGATGCGATCGGAAGACACATATTATACCACTATAATGTTCCTCCAGAAAAGACTTGGCAAACAACAGGTGTTAATTACAAGGAAAAATCATTTGATGATAGAACTGGGGTAGAGATCACAAAATTTAGTACAATATTGGATATATTACAATGGAGAGTTGACAGTCAGGAAAATGATTTTGCTTACGGCAACGGGTGCACATATAACACTGTAACTTCTACTGCCAATCAGAATAGGAAATTCTCTTGGCAATTATTTGACTCATTAATTGCTTCTTATGTGAAGAAGATTGTTGATTCTAAAACTCCGTTGAGGAGAGGTGATTACGTGATAGTCATGGCGGACAATAAGGTTGAATATGTGGCAATGATTATGGCATGCTTTTCTTGCCGTTTAATTGCCATTCCACTACCACTCCTAAATGATCAGTATAGTTCAGAGGAGGCGAACTTTCTAATAAGTGTCATTAGGAGTTATAACGTACAAAGAATATTTGCTGACTATAGGGCTCACGCAATTTTGGAACAGAATGCTCAATTGGGCGTTCAATTAAAGAAATACAAAAATTTACCAAAGGTCACAGTTTTTAGTAAGTTGACACCAAGGGCTGGCTACAGTGTTAGAGGATATCAGAAAATCTTGCTCGAAAGGTATGGTCCTATTATGAAAGATGACATTTGTACCGTATGGATTGATCGTGAGCATGATGCTGTCACTGATTTAAATGTTGTGATGTCTCATGGCTCGCTGCTTATGATGTGTAAGGTTTTGAAGGAAACCTTACATATGTCAAGCGATAATCCATTGTTTTCCATGTGTTGCTATACTGTTAACATAGGTTTTCTCTACAGCTGTATGCTTGGAATTTATGTTGGTACGACAACAAACTTATTCAGCCCCACTGAATTCAATTCTAATCCTAATGAGCTGCTTGTTGGCTTACAAAATACCAACGTCAAAGATATAGTCCTTACTCCAGATATTTTATACATCATAATGGACCGTGGAACAaatattattgaaaaaCAGAAAAAGTTTTTGTTTCCTAATAACAAGACCAAGAACTCCAAGGCAATCTCTGCTGGCCTTCAAACCCATTTTTTACAGGATATTCATAATATTATGATACCTTTCCGTGGGAGGCCCAGGTTTCAGCCTATAAAAGCTTTATTAGAAAAATATCCCCTTGCAGGCGTATCACCAATTCAACTTAACTACGTGTACCAGCATCACTTCAATCCTTTTATTTCATTGCGTTCCTACATGGGTATTCCGCCTGTTGATATATATTTGGACCCTGTTTCTTTACGTGAAGGTGTACTCCGTGAAATGGATCCAAATACGATAGAGGGTGATAGCGTAAAGTACACTATACACCTACAAGATTCTGGGATTGTTCCTGCATGCACCGAAGTCTCTATCGTAAATCCTGAGACAATGCAACCCTGTTATGAAAATGAAATAGGTGAGATTTGGTGCTGTTCTGAGGGAAACATTTTTGATTATGCAATTGGCGATCTTTCAAGACCCTCAAACCCTAAGTTGCAAGAAAATGTGAAGAACGGATTTACGAGAAACGAATTTATTAACCGGCAGTTAAGGGCTAAAATGCAGACTAAAGATAATGGATTATCATATTTAAGAACTGTGGACCTAGGTTTTATTAAAAAGGTTATCAAGGAAGATGGAGATGGAAAAACAAAGGAATACTCAGTATTATATGTTCTCGGAAGCATCAATGAGACAATTGACATACTTGGATTGACCCATTTTGTAATTGATTTAGAAGGTACGGTAAGAAAAGCTCATCAGAGCATTCGGAATTGCATGATATCTAAGTGTGGTGGATTACTATGCTGTCTAGTTGAATGTAATCCACGAATAGAAACACCAGAATATTCGTCATTAACCCCTTTGATTGTTAATTTACTATTTATTGAGCATGGAATTATTCTTGACCTGTGTTGTTTTGTTAAGCCGAACTCTATGAAATACATGGTTAAGGACTGGCAGATAAACAGAATGAGAATATTAGGTGATTGGCTAGCGGAAAAATTAGATATAGAGTCACAGTTTGGTGTCAATATTGGGGAAAATAACTCCATATATTTGCTTTCTGACTTTGAGAACAATAGATCCAGTAATGTTCGAACATAA
- the ECM3 gene encoding putative ATPase ECM3 (Syntenic homolog of Ashbya gossypii ACL080W; Syntenic homolog of Saccharomyces cerevisiae YNL095C and YOR092W (ECM3)) has product MSLSLGQAIWIAVKPIIKIYLIMGTGYLLGRYNIFSVDGTRAVSDLVLMVLMPLLSFNKIVSNIDIGDIKNVGIICLSSMLLFGAGLLSALVVRKILPVPREWRNGMLAGNMFPNIGDLPIAYLQTLAKSSVFTPDEGNKGVANSIIYLTVMMVCVFNLGGFRLIESDFKYRDEENDLHETKNEVTSHSKSTSTASPRQLVEEDIEDEEMVADLGASVADLPSLPAEPSPSTVISSNGHSPDKMVPIPLTNANRSRRDSHATYSSSHHRSNSLVSTVRSIDLRRTRAGMNELVREYSHVDRFGRRRTLSEDSVASDSTGIPFAPIALANQTSTLTRILTTDATISSKDIKESGRKLPKRLSKFPFANHIVFFFMNCLRPCSMAVIVSLIIAFVPWLKALFVRTPTTVDMHQAPDNQPVLSFVIDFAEYVGAASVPFAILILGATLSRLKLSGLYPGFWKTAVTLVFLKLIVMPIIGVLWCWALTKTGWVSWEDDRMVLFVTVINWSLPTMTATIYFTASYTPIDATETIQLDCIAFFLLLQYPLLMFTLPTLVTYVLKSNMHL; this is encoded by the coding sequence ATGTCGCTCTCGTTAGGGCAAGCGATTTGGATTGCTGTAAAGCCCATAATAAAGATATATTTGATTATGGGTACTGGTTATCTTTTAGGAAGGTATAATATATTTAGTGTTGATGGTACTAGAGCTGTATCAGACTTGGTATTAATGGTTCTCATGCCGTTATTGTCATTTAATAAAATTGTGTCTAACATTGACATTGGGGATATAAAAAACGTTGGGATAATATGTTTGTCGTCGATGCTATTATTTGGAGCTGGGCTACTGTCTGCGCTTGTGGTTCGTAAGATCTTGCCAGTGCCACGGGAATGGAGGAATGGGATGCTTGCAGGTAACATGTTTCCCAATATCGGTGATTTGCCGATTGCATACTTGCAGACGTTGGCTAAGAGTTCTGTGTTCACGCCGGATGAGGGTAACAAGGGGGTGGCAAACTCTATTATCTATCTGACGGTGATGATGGTGTGTGTGTTTAACCTAGGAGGGTTCAGGCTTATAGAGTCTGATTTCAAGTACCGAGATGAGGAGAATGATCTGCACGAAACTAAAAACGAGGTGACATCGCATAGCAAGAGCACTTCTACGGCATCTCCACGCCAGTTAGTGGAAGAGGACATTGAGGATGAAGAGATGGTGGCGGACTTGGGCGCGTCTGTCGCTGATTTACCGTCACTGCCGGCGGAGCCATCTCCTAGTACCGTAATATCAAGCAATGGCCATAGTCCTGACAAGATGGTACCGATACCGCTGACAAATGCAAATAGGTCGCGAAGGGATAGTCATGCGACATATTCTAGCTCTCACCACCGGAGCAATTCTCTTGTGTCTACTGTACGATCCATAGATCTTCGCCGCACGCGCGCGGGCATGAACGAGTTAGTGAGAGAATACTCACACGTTGACAGATTTGGCAGGCGAAGAACACTTAGTGAGGATTCTGTAGCTTCTGATTCTACCGGCATTCCTTTTGCACCTATAGCGTTGGCGAATCAGACGTCTACGTTAACGCGGATATTGACTACTGATGCCACTATCAGTAGCAAGGATATTAAGGAATCTGGTCGCAAGTTGCCAAAAAGGCTAAGTAAATTTCCATTTGCTAACCATattgtcttcttcttcatgAACTGTTTAAGGCCATGCTCAATGGCAGTTATTGTGTCATTGATAATTGCATTTGTACCATGGCTAAAAGCTCTATTCGTTAGAACCCCAACTACTGTTGATATGCATCAGGCGCCAGATAATCAACCAGTGTTGAGCTTTGTCATTGATTTTGCAGAATACGTTGGTGCCGCCTCTGTTCCTTTCGCAATTTTGATTTTAGGTGCAACATTATCAAGGTTAAAACTATCGGGCTTGTATCCGGGCTTCTGGAAGACTGCAGTAACTTTAGTGTTTTTGAAATTGATTGTAATGCCAATAATTGGTGTATTATGGTGCTGGGCATTGACAAAAACAGGTTGGGTAAGCTGGGAAGACGATAGAATGGTGCTCTTTGTAACAGTGATTAATTGGTCCTTGCCCACAATGACTGCTACGATATATTTTACTGCAAGTTATACACCAATAGATGCGACTGAAACCATCCAGTTAGATTGTATTGCGTTTTTCCTCTTGTTACAATATCCCTTGCTAATGTTTACTTTACCGACATTGGTGACATATGTATTAAAATCGAATATGCATTTGTGA
- the APP1 gene encoding phosphatidate phosphatase APP1 (Syntenic homolog of Ashbya gossypii ACL081C; Syntenic homolog of Saccharomyces cerevisiae YNL094W (APP1)) → MMMSESSSSSCSRRQRLLNMMRTTKDVYIPAVQNSLSQAKLSLKNYYNSYEESGETLPFDRSIMEVSDRELQLICYPSYTRIGTDKSYVTEVRGMVYTNGKMNRRNRLIFSICKQLIKPTASPDIEKELESVLVDDSIGSKDTLCSSATVNSSDSSSVSSSFSAGSNSTATSQHFQEEILRERLAGFLNKTIPRMPIIVDLVDRDGNQETEFTSTDEYGLFQIHTNTSFLPRMIRVTVDVSTPISTRYDTNLIEDSGIAVISDIDDTIKHTGVVGDKRSVFCNVFVNSFSTWLIRGMSLWYNTLKDSENVDFFYVSNSPYQIYPTLRQYISNEYPMGPIFLKQYAGNLLCSLISSSAKLKIPSIAQICSDFPNKKFILVGDSGEEDLEAYVATARNFPSQIIGIYIRSCKESMSDDPAKDWAVMDELNSIISEKYLSVIRRNTSGKNKKKISPPIPPKKIRITKEQEEDIKKSKLLCSNTRLDKIHSPKTASPLIHSINETKGQPPCAVNIPPQVPPRHCSRQSLSQSPTETTKSAIALQQQDDYALYSLSLDNKAEEWKIRLIKAINTLLDSGVEARFMFFKDADICIEDSISKIRSIKE, encoded by the coding sequence ATGATGATGTCTGAGAGTAGTAGTTCTAGCTGTAGTCGGAGGCAACGGTTACTTAACATGATGAGAACAACGAAAGACGTTTACATCCCCGCGGTTCAGAATTCACTATCACAGGCAAAGCTGTCGCTTAAGAACTACTACAATAGCTATGAGGAGTCTGGGGAGACTCTCCCCTTCGACAGGTCTATTATGGAGGTTAGTGACCGGGAGTTGCAGCTTATATGCTATCCGTCCTATACAAGGATAGGGACTGACAAGTCTTACGTTACGGAGGTGCGTGGGATGGTCTATACGAATGGTAAGATGAACAGGAGGAACCGGTTAATTTTCTCTATTTGCAAGCAGCTTATCAAGCCAACGGCTTCACCGGACATTGAGAAGGAGCTTGAAAGCGTGCTTGTCGATGATTCCATAGGGAGCAAGGACACACTCTGCTCGTCGGCGACTGTGAACAGCAGCGATTCTTCGTCGGTATCCTCGTCATTTTCTGCGGGGTCCAACTCAACTGCCACTAGCCAGCACTTCCAGGAGGAGATTCTTCGTGAGCGCCTTGCTGGCTTTTTGAACAAGACGATTCCCAGAATGCCCATAATCGTGGATCTTGTGGACAGGGATGGGAACCAGGAGACGGAATTCACTAGCACGGACGAGTATGGGTTGTTTCAAATCCACACCAATACATCTTTTTTGCCAAGGATGATACGAGTTACTGTTGATGTTAGCACACCAATATCTACTAGGTACGACACGAATTTGATCGAGGACTCCGGAATTGCGGTTATTAGTGATATAGATGATACAATAAAACATACAGGGGTGGTAGGCGACAAGCGTTCTGTATTCTGCAATGTGTTCGTGAACAGCTTCAGCACATGGTTAATCAGGGGGATGTCTTTGTGGTATAACACGTTGAAGGACTCTGAGAACGTGGACTTCTTTTATGTTTCAAACTCCCCATACCAGATATATCCGACATTGAGGCAATACATATCCAACGAGTACCCTATGGGTCCTATATTCTTAAAGCAATACGCCGGCAACCTACTCTGCAGCTTAATCTCCTCATCTGCCAAATTGAAGATTCCATCGATTGCGCAAATTTGCAGCGACTTCCCTAACAAGAAGTTCATCTTAGTAGGGGATTCAGGCGAAGAGGACCTAGAGGCATATGTGGCAACAGCCAGAAATTTCCCCAGTCAAATCATAGGTATATACATTCGCAGCTGTAAGGAATCGATGAGCGACGATCCGGCAAAGGATTGGGCTGTTATGGACGAACTAAATTCGATTATATCTGAGAAGTACCTTTCTGTAATACGCAGAAATACATCTGGaaagaacaagaagaagatatcTCCTCCTATACCACCGAAGAAAATACGCATTACCAAggaacaagaagaagacatTAAGAAATCCAAACTATTGTGCTCTAACACGCGTTTGGATAAAATACATTCACCAAAGACTGCATCGCCATTAATACATTCCATTAATGAAACAAAAGGACAGCCGCCATGCGCGGTTAACATTCCACCGCAGGTCCCTCCAAGACATTGTTCAAGGCAATCTCTATCTCAATCTCCAACAGAAACAACAAAGAGTGCCATTGCATTACAACAACAGGATGACTATGCGCTATATTCATTGTCTTTGGATAACAAGGCAGAGGAGTGGAAGATTAGATTGATCAAAGCAATCAATACCTTGCTGGACAGTGGAGTAGAGGCAAGATTCATGTTTTTTAAGGATGCTGATATTTGCATTGAGGACAGTATTTCAAAGATTAGGTCTATCAAAGAGTAA
- the TMA46 gene encoding translation machinery-associated protein TMA46 (Syntenic homolog of Ashbya gossypii ACL082W; Syntenic homolog of Saccharomyces cerevisiae YOR091W (TMA46)) yields MPPKKKQNEPKKKKDNVDKTFGMKNKNKSTKVQKFIKQVQSQSDPQKEELKRKKLEEKKLKEAAEAERRALFNPVLDQKVKAGVDPKTVLCALFKLGNCNKGARCKFSHDPNVGRRVEKRDLYQDARSEKENDTMDNWDEEKLRSVILSKHGNPRTTTDKVCKYFIEAVENGKYGWFWICPNNGDKCMYKHSLPEGFVLKTKEQKRLEREALENQPKITLEEFIETEREKLDKTKLTPITVTNFAEWKLKHMKEKENSEKEYNSKKKPSGREVLLKKYMEDNKFTFDEEANDINGTTWDLSEFTKALRSEQLSDGIKDFGDGSNPTFEIKKKSE; encoded by the coding sequence ATGCCGCCCAAAAAGAAGCAAAATGAGCccaaaaagaagaaggatAACGTTGATAAAACGTTTGGTATGAAGAATAAAAATAAGTCTACCAAGGTCCAAAAGTTCATCAAGCAGGTTCAGTCTCAGAGTGACCCTCAAAAGGAGGAATTGAAGCGGAAGAAGTTGGAAGAAAAGAAGCTAAAGGAAGCTGCAGAGGCTGAGCGTCGTGCATTGTTTAATCCTGTGCTTGACCAGAAAGTTAAGGCGGGTGTTGATCCAAAAACTGTTCTTTGTGCATTATTTAAGTTAGGAAACTGTAACAAGGGTGCTCGCTGTAAGTTTTCGCACGATCCTAACGTTGGTCGTAGGGTGGAAAAGCGTGATTTGTACCAGGATGCGAGAAGTGAGAAGGAAAACGATACTATGGACAACTGGGATGAGGAAAAATTGCGGAGTGTTATTTTGTCCAAGCATGGTAATCCAAGAACTACCACGGATAAGGTGTGCAAATACTTTATTGAGGCTGTGGAGAACGGGAAGTACGGTTGGTTTTGGATTTGTCCTAATAACGGCGACAAATGTATGTACAAGCATTCTCTACCGGAGGGTTTCGTTCTAAAAACCAAGGAGCAGAAGAGATTGGAAAGAGAGGCGTTGGAGAACCAGCCAAAAATTACATTGGAAGAGTTTATTGAAACGGAACGTGAGAAGTTGGACAAGACGAAATTGACCCCTATCACCGTCACTAACTTCGCTGAATGGAAGTTAAAGCACATGAAAGAGAAAGAAAACAGCGAAAAGGAATACAACAGCAAAAAGAAGCCGTCTGGTCGGGAAGTTCTATTAAAGAAATATATGGAAGATAACAAGTTTACATTTGATGAGGAAGCTAATGATATAAACGGTACTACATGGGATTTGTCTGAATTCACCAAGGCCTTGCGCAGTGAGCAGCTGTCTGATGGTATTAAAGACTTTGGAGATGGTTCAAATCCTACTTTTGAGATTAAGAAAAAATCTGAATAG